The nucleotide sequence GTGAACCCGGACCGGGCGCTGCGCCGCGAGGCCGTGGCCCGGGAGTGGCCGGTCCTCGCCTTCGAGAAGCCGGTGCGGCTGAAGCAGCGGCTGCCGGAGTTCCGGATGCCGCCCCGTCCCACCCTGGTCGCCGCCGCGGCCGTGGGTGCGGCGGCCGTCGGGGCCGGACTCGTCTGGTACGCCGCCCGCCGTCGGCAGGCCGCTCTGACCCATCGGCTCGCGGATGACTTTGCCCGAATTTGAGCAATGAGCAGAGAAGTGGAGCCAGCACTTTCGCTTCTACCGCGACAGGAGTAGAAAGGAATCAGGCCCGCGAGACCGAGGACATCCGAGAGGATCACCTGTTGAGCATGAAGGCCCCACGGACCTAGCACAGAAACCGAGCACCCACGCGACGTCGACCCGTCGATTACGGGCCAGCCGCACCAGGCCACGGGCAAAGTTCCCGGCCTGATGGGCACATATTCGAGGACGCATGGTAACTGGGTAGACGTGCCAGCGGCGGTGCCAGAACTGGTGCCGCCGCAACCCTTTCCGGGCCCCCGCGGGGGCCCGGAATCGTTCTGTCCGGGCCGGATTCAGGCCGCGCCGCGCTGCAGCGCCTCGCACACGGCCGTCGACTCGCGGACACCCAGCTCGACCGAGCGGCCGCAGTGCGCGATCCAGCCGCCCACGCCCTCCGGCGTCCCCGACAGGTACCCCTCGAACGCGGCCAGGTACGCGGCCCGCCCCTGCTCCGCGTGGCCGACCTCCGCCGGGCAGATCGCCTTGGGGTCGAGACCGCTGCCGACCAGCACGATCCGCTCCGCCGCCCGCGCGACCAGGCCGTTGTGGGTGGTGAAGGGCCGCAGCGCGAGCAGCTCGCCGTGCACCACGGCGGCCGTCACGAGCGCGGGGGCCTCGCCGCCCGCGACGATCAGCTCCGCGAGGCCGTCGAGCCGGCCCGCGACCTCGGCGGGCGTCGGCAGCGGCGCCTCCACCAGCGGTTCGTCGACCGTCTCGCCGTCCAGCCGGGGCCGGCCCACGGACTCGCCGGGATCGCCCGCGGCGACCAGGTGGAGCCGGGCGAGGACCCGGAGCGGCGACTGGCGCCAGATGGAGAGCAGCTGCCCCGCCTCGGCGCCGAGGCGCAGCGCGGCACCGACCGTGCGGGCCTCGGCGTCGGAGCCGAAGTCGGTGCGGCGGCGGACCTCTTCGAGGGCCCAGTCGGCCCCGGACAGGGCGGCCGAGCCGCGGGCGCCGCGCAGGGCCGCCTCGGAGGAGATCTCGTTGCTCCGGCGGCGCATCACACGGTGGCCGTAGACCCGGTCGACGGCCTTGCGTACGGAGTCCACCGCGTCGGCGACGCCCGGCAGGGAGCCGAGGGCGGCCAAGGGGTCAGAGGCGTGCGTACTCATAAGTAGGGAGGCTACGCGCCCCGCGGGCCGACCCCACGATGGAGTGGTCTTCTTCACGCATCCCGACCACGCGGCGCGTTCATACCACTACCCTAGGTGAACATGAAGATCGCTTTCGTCGGGAAGGGCGGCAGCGGCAAGACCACGCTGTCCTCGCTCTTCATCCGCCACCTCGCCGCCAACGAAGCCCCGGTCGTCGCCGTCGACGCCGACATCAACCAGCACCTCGGCGCCGCGCTGGGCCTGCCCGACGCGGAGGCCGCGGCGCTGCCCGCGATGGGCGCGCACCTGCCGCTCATCAAGGAGTACCTGCGGGGCAGCAACCCGCGGATCGTCTCCGCCGACACGATGATCAAGACGACTCCGCCCGGGGACGGTTCGCGGCTGCTGCGGGTCCGCGAGGAGAACCCGGTGTACGAGGCCTGTGCGCGGACGGTCCGGCTGGACGACGGCGACATCCGGCTGATGGCGACGGGCCCGTTCACCGAGTCGGACCTCGGGGTCTCCTGCTACCACTCGAAGGTCGGCGCGGTGGAGCTGTGCCTCAACCACCTGGTCGACGGCCCGGACGAGTACGTGGTCGTCGACATGACCGCGGGCTCCGACTCCTTCGCCTCGGGCCTCTTCACCCGCTTCGACATGACGTTCCTGGTCGCCGAGCCGACCCGCAAGGGCGTGTCGGTCTACCGCCAGTACAAGGAGTACGCGCGGGACTTCGGCGTCGCGCTCAAGGTCGTCGGCAACAAGGTGCAGGGCCAGGACGACCTCGACTTCCTGCGCGCGGAGGTCGGCGAGGACCTGCTCGTGACGGTGGGCCACTCGGACTGGGTCCGCGCGATGGAGAAGGGCCGCCCGCCGCGCTTCGACCTCCTGGAGGCCGAGAACCGGATGTCCCTCCAGGCCCTCCAGGACGCGGCGGACGACTCGTACACCGCCCGCGACTGGGAGCGCTACACGCGCCAGATGGTCCACTTCCACCTCCGCAACGCGGAGAGCTGGGGCAACGCCAAGACCGGGGCCGACCTGGCCGCGCAGGTCGACCCCGATTTCGTCCTGACCGAGAGCCTCAGCGCCGTTCAGCCGGCTTAGCGGCGCCGGCGGCCCCCGACGGGGCCGGTGGGGTCGCCGGCTGGGGGGCGAGGAAGGCCTTCCAGCCGGCCGGCGGGGCCTGGCCGACCTTCAGGGTGCGCATCTTGGCGATGACGTCGGGGTCCTGGGCGTCGAGCCAGTCCGCGAGCTGGCGGAAGGACACGCACTTGACGTCCTTCTGCACGCAGACCGTCGCGATGGTCTCCTCGATGGCCCGCATGTACGTGCCGCCGTTCCAGGACTCGAAGTGGTTGCCGATGATGAGCGGCGCGCGGTTGCCCTGGTAGGAGCGCTGGAAGGCCTGCACAAGGCCGTCCCTCATCTGGTTGCCCCAGTACTCCCGCTGGGACGGGTCGCCCTGCGTGGTGCCCGGGGACTGGTTGACGAGGAAGTTGTAGTCCATGGACAGGGTCTGGAAGGCGCGGCCCGGGACCGGGACGAGCTGCAGCGACAGGTCCCAGAGGCCCAGGTCCTTCTTGGGCCAGATCTGGTCGTTGACGCCGCTGGTGTCGTAGCGGAAGCCCAGCTCGGCCGCCGCGCGGACGAAGTTCTTCCGGCCTTCGAGGCAGGGGGTGCGGGCGCCGACGAGCTCCTTGTCGTAGTCGAACGGCAGCGGCTGCTCGGTGCGCAGCCCCGAGTTGGTCTTCCAGTTCTTGACGAAGGACTTGGCCTGCTTGATCTCGCTCTTCCACTCGTCGACGGACCAGGTCCCGACGCCGCCGTCGGCCCCGCAGAAGTGCCCGTTGAAGTGGGTGCCGATCTCGTTGCCCTCCTGCCACGCCCCGCGGAGTTCGCGGACGGTGGCGCGGATGCCCTCGGTGTCGTTGAAGCCGATGTCGGAGCGCCCGGGGCTGTGCTGCGGCGGGTCGTAGAGGGCCTTCTTCTCCTCGGGCAGCAGGTACACGCCGCTGAGGAAGTACGTCATGGTGGCGTCGTACTTCTTGCCGACCGCGCGGAAGTGGGAGAAGAGCTTCTGGCTGTCCTCGCCGGCGCCGTCCCAGGAGAAGACGACGAACTGCGGCGGGGTCTCGCCCGGCTTGAGCCGCTGCCAGACGGGCTGGCGGGGCTGGGCGCCGGTGTAGGCGGTGGAGCCGTCACCGATCAGGCGGACCGCGTTCGGGGCGGCGGCGGGGCCCTTCTTGGCGCCCGCGCCGCCCGGCGTGCTCTTCGTGGCGGTTCCGTCGGAGCCCGAGCAGCCGGCGAGGCCGGTGATCAGGGCGACGGCGAGGGCACCGGCGGCGAGCGCCTTCCTCTGGGCAGTGGTCCTTCTCCCGGCGGCTGTCATCCGCCCACCTCTCCTCGGTTCCGTACGAGCGGCGTCAACGTCGCACCGAGGCGGCCGGAAAGATGAAACGACAAGCGGCAATACGTTCGTCCTTCACCGGAACCGGTGAATCATTGCCCTGTTTGCCCCGAAAATAATGCCGGAGACTTTACTCTCCATTACGATCCATTTACCGAGCGTTGGTCCTCGTCTCGGCGGGGACCCCGCCTTGCCACGCTTTGCATCCCGCCGCTGCATGCCGTGACCCACGGCCGCGAGCCCCCACGTTCGTCCCGCACGAACCGCGACCGCGCTGCCCCGGAGGAGACGGGAATGACCCTCTGCACCCCCGACCGCACCACCAACCGACCCCGCGTCCAGCGGCCCCACAGCCCGCCGGAGCGGCCCCGCCGCTTCCGGATCGCGGGGGCCGATCTGTCCGCCTCCGTCGCCGTCTTCCTGATCGCCCTGCCCCTCTCGCTCGGCATCGCGCTCGCCACCGGAGCGCCGCTCCAGTCCGGCCTGGTCGCCGCCGCCGTCGGCGGCCTCGTGGCCGGCCGGTTCGGCGGCTCCCCGCTCCAGGTGAGCGGCCCCGCCGCCGGCCTCACCGTGGTGACCGCCGAGCTCATCCAGCTGTACGGCTGGCGCACCACCTGCGCCATCACCGTCCTCGCCGGACTCGCCCAACTCGGCCTTTCCGCCCTGCGCGTGGCCCGCTCGGCGCTCGCCGTATCGCCCGCGATCGTGCACGGCATGCTGGCCGGCATCGGCGTCACCATCGCCCTCGCCCAGCTCCACATCGTGCTCGGCGGCACCCCGCAGAGCTCCGCCGTCGACAACGTCATGGGACTGCCGAGCCAGTTGGCGCGCATCGACCCGGCCGCGCTCGGCATCAGCGCCCTCACCGTGGTCGGCCTGCTCGGCTGGCCCCGGCTGCCGGGCCGCGCCGGGCAGCTCGCCCGTAAGGTCCCGGCCGCGCTCGTCGCGGTGACCGGGGCGACGGCGGTGGCGGCCGTCGCCGGGCTCGCCGTCCCCCGGGTCGACCTGCCGTCCTGGAGCAGCCACGCCCTGCCCGGCCTGCCCGAGGGTCCGGTGCTCGGCATCGCGGCCGGAGTGCTGACGATCACCCTGGTCACCAGCGTGCAGTCGCTGCTCTCCGCCGTCGCGGTCGACAAGCTGGTCGCCGCCCGCGCCGACGGTGGCAGGGGCGTCCCCCGCTCCCGCCTCGACCGCGAGCTCGCCGGTCAGGGCGCGGCCAACCTGGTCTCGGGTGCGCTCGGCGGCCTCCCGGTCGCGGGAGTCGCGGTCCGCAGTGTCGCCAACGTGTCGGCGGGTGCGGTGAGCCGGGCCTCCACGATGCTGCACGGTCTGTGGATCGTGCTCGCGGCCCTGCTGCTCGTGCCCGTGCTCGACCTGATCCCGCTGCCCGCGCTCGCCGCCCTGGTGATGGTGGTCGGCATCCAGATGGTCAGCATCACCCGCATCCGTACCGTCACCAGACACCGCGAGGTCGTCGTCTACGCGGTGACCCTGACGGGTGTCGTCCTCATCGGCATCCTGGAGGGGGTCGCCCTCGGGATCGCCGTGGCCATCGCGGTCGCCCTGCACCGGCTGACCCGCACCCGGATCACCCGCGAAGAGCGGGACGGGCGCCAGCTGCTGCACGTGCGGGGGCAGTTGACCTTCCTCGCCGTTCCCCGGCTGAGCCGGGCCCTGCATCAACTCCCCCACGGCTCCGACGTGGTGGTCGAGCTGGACGGATCTTTCATGGACCACGCCGCTTACGAGACGCTGAGCGACTGGACCGCCGGGCACCTGGCCAACGGCGGTACGGTCGAGACGACCGGCCCCTCGGGCGTCCGGATCGCCGAGCCCACGCCGACGGCCCCCTCGGCCGCCGCGCACGGCTGCTGCCGCCCCTGGACGCCCTGGCACAACCACCAGTGCGGCGAGCAGCCCGCGAGCCCGCCCGACGCGGAGACCGACGAGACCGGGGAGACCCCGCCCACGACGGGGCTGAAACTGGCCAGCGGCATCGGCAAGTTCCAGCGGAACACGGCCCCGCTGGTACGGGACGAGCTGGCGCGGCTCGCCCGGGAGGGCCAGCGGCCCTCGCAGCTCTTCCTGACCTGCGCCGACTCCCGGCTGGTCACCAGCATGATCACGTCGAGCGGCCCCGGTGACCTGTTCACCGTCCGCAATGTCGGCAACCTCGTCCCGCTCCCCGGCGAGGAGAGCGGTGACGACTCGGTGGCGGCGGCGATCGAGTACGCGGTGGAGGTGCTGCGGGTCGAGTCGATCACCGTCTGCGGCCATTCCGGCTGCGGCGCGATGCAGGCCCTGCTCAACGGCCGCCCGGACGACCCGCCGAGCCCGCTCCGCCGCTGGCTGCGGCACGGCACGCCCAGCCTGGAGCGGATGGCGAGCCGGAGACACGCCTGGGCCCGGATCTCCGGGCGGCTGCCGGCCGACGCGGTCGAGCAGCTCTGTCTGACCAACGTGGTCCAGCAGTTGGAGCACCTGCGGGCGTACGAGTCGGTGGCGCGGCGGCTCGCCGAGGGCACGCTCACGCTGCACGGCATGTACTTCCATGTGGGCGAGGCGCAGGCGTACCTCCTCTCCGGGACGGACGAGGTGCACTCGTACGACGACGTCTTCACCCAGGTCATGCCGACGGAGCCGCTGGAGACGGCCCGCGCGTCCTAGGACAGCGGGGCGGTCCGCCGCAGGGCGGACGGGCCCGCGCGTCCTGAACCTTCCCTTCCCTCCGTCCGTGAGACTGTGTGGCCCCTTCTCCCCCCGCTCGGGAGGAAGGGGCCACCCCACGTCAGACGACTCACAGGTCTAAACCAGTTGCCTGGAGGCTCTTGTCACCCGGGCCTCCGACTGATGAGCTATGACGCGGGACACATACGCACAGAGGACGCCCTGGGAAAGGGAGATGTCGTGAGCAACGAAAGCCTGGCCAATCTGCTTCGGGAAGAGCGTCGATTTTCGCCGCCCGCCGAGCTGGCCGCGCACGCCAACGTGACGGCGGAGGCGTACGAGCAGGCCAAGGCGGACAGGCTGGGCTTCTGGGCCGAGCAGGCCAAGCGCCTGACCTGGGCCACCGAGCCGACCGAGACCCTCGACTGGTCGAACCCGCCGTTCGCCAAGTGGTTCGCGGACGGCGAGCTGAACGTGGCGTACAACTGCGTCGACCGGCACGTCGAGGCCGGCCACGGCGACCGGGTCGCCATCCACTTCGAGGGCGAGCCGGGCGACAGCCGGGCGATCACCTACGCCGAGCTCAAGGACGAGGTCTCCAAGGCGGCCAACGCCCTGACCGAGCTGGGCGTCCGCAAGGGCGACCGCGTCGCCGTCTACCTGCCGATGATCCCCGAGGCGGCCATCACGATGCTGGCCTGCGCCCGCGTCGGCGCCGCCCACTCGGTGGTCTTCGGCGGCTTCTCGGCGGACGCCGTGGCCTC is from Streptomyces venezuelae ATCC 10712 and encodes:
- a CDS encoding SulP family inorganic anion transporter, whose amino-acid sequence is MTLCTPDRTTNRPRVQRPHSPPERPRRFRIAGADLSASVAVFLIALPLSLGIALATGAPLQSGLVAAAVGGLVAGRFGGSPLQVSGPAAGLTVVTAELIQLYGWRTTCAITVLAGLAQLGLSALRVARSALAVSPAIVHGMLAGIGVTIALAQLHIVLGGTPQSSAVDNVMGLPSQLARIDPAALGISALTVVGLLGWPRLPGRAGQLARKVPAALVAVTGATAVAAVAGLAVPRVDLPSWSSHALPGLPEGPVLGIAAGVLTITLVTSVQSLLSAVAVDKLVAARADGGRGVPRSRLDRELAGQGAANLVSGALGGLPVAGVAVRSVANVSAGAVSRASTMLHGLWIVLAALLLVPVLDLIPLPALAALVMVVGIQMVSITRIRTVTRHREVVVYAVTLTGVVLIGILEGVALGIAVAIAVALHRLTRTRITREERDGRQLLHVRGQLTFLAVPRLSRALHQLPHGSDVVVELDGSFMDHAAYETLSDWTAGHLANGGTVETTGPSGVRIAEPTPTAPSAAAHGCCRPWTPWHNHQCGEQPASPPDAETDETGETPPTTGLKLASGIGKFQRNTAPLVRDELARLAREGQRPSQLFLTCADSRLVTSMITSSGPGDLFTVRNVGNLVPLPGEESGDDSVAAAIEYAVEVLRVESITVCGHSGCGAMQALLNGRPDDPPSPLRRWLRHGTPSLERMASRRHAWARISGRLPADAVEQLCLTNVVQQLEHLRAYESVARRLAEGTLTLHGMYFHVGEAQAYLLSGTDEVHSYDDVFTQVMPTEPLETARAS
- a CDS encoding Fic family protein — encoded protein: MSTHASDPLAALGSLPGVADAVDSVRKAVDRVYGHRVMRRRSNEISSEAALRGARGSAALSGADWALEEVRRRTDFGSDAEARTVGAALRLGAEAGQLLSIWRQSPLRVLARLHLVAAGDPGESVGRPRLDGETVDEPLVEAPLPTPAEVAGRLDGLAELIVAGGEAPALVTAAVVHGELLALRPFTTHNGLVARAAERIVLVGSGLDPKAICPAEVGHAEQGRAAYLAAFEGYLSGTPEGVGGWIAHCGRSVELGVRESTAVCEALQRGAA
- a CDS encoding ATP-binding protein; the protein is MKIAFVGKGGSGKTTLSSLFIRHLAANEAPVVAVDADINQHLGAALGLPDAEAAALPAMGAHLPLIKEYLRGSNPRIVSADTMIKTTPPGDGSRLLRVREENPVYEACARTVRLDDGDIRLMATGPFTESDLGVSCYHSKVGAVELCLNHLVDGPDEYVVVDMTAGSDSFASGLFTRFDMTFLVAEPTRKGVSVYRQYKEYARDFGVALKVVGNKVQGQDDLDFLRAEVGEDLLVTVGHSDWVRAMEKGRPPRFDLLEAENRMSLQALQDAADDSYTARDWERYTRQMVHFHLRNAESWGNAKTGADLAAQVDPDFVLTESLSAVQPA